The DNA region GAATTCGGACCACGCAACGGCGGGCGGCTGCCGCTCTATCACCGCCTGGACCTGAGCGCGACGCGGCGCTTCGGCCACGGGGAGCTGCAACTCGGCGTGCTGAACGTCTACAACCGCTTCAACGCGCAGTCGCTGCGTTTCCGGCAGCAGGCCACCAACCCGCGCATCACCGAGGCGGTGCAGACCTCCATCTTCGGCGCCGTCCCGAGCATCGCCTATGCCTTCCGGTTCTGAGCGGATGTGGCGACACGCCGTGACGACCGCACTCGCGGTCGCGGTGCTGAGCGCGTGCGAGCGGGTGGTCTCGGTGACCGTGCCCGTTGCCGAGGTGCGACTGGTGGTCGAGGCGCGACTCGAGCGCGCGCGTGGCGCCGTCGCTGCCGACCAGGTGATCCGACTCACCACCACCGAGGGGGTCTTCTCGTCGTCAGGCACTCCACCGGCTGCCACCGGTGCCACCGTGCGTGTGGTGGCTGCCGATGGTGCCATCACCCCCTTCACCGAACGTGCGGGTGAGCCCGGGGTGTTCGTGGCGCGCGCGATGCCGCTCGTGGTCGCTGCACCGTACACCCTCGAGATCACCTGGGACGGTGACCGCTACGCCGCCACCGAGACGATGCAGCCGGCGGTCACGCTCGACTCGCTCTACTTCACCGTCGGCAATGCGCGCCCGGGGCGACCCTCCGGCCTCGCCGCCAGCATCCGGCTGCTCGATCCCGCCGGCGAGCGCAACTTCTATCTCTGGGACCAGTGGGTGAACGGTCGCCGGCAGGTCTCCCCCGACAGCACGACGTTCACGCGGGCCGTGCTGTCTGACGACATCCTCGACGGCGCCGTGATCACCGATTTTACGCCGTATGGCGGGATCATCCTCCAGCCCACCGAAGTCGTCCGGCTGCGCCAGCTCTCGATCTCGGAGCAGGCGTACCGCTTCTACGCCGCGTTGTCGGCCCAGACGGGCAACGACGGGTCGCCGTTCGCCGTGCCGGCGGGGAGTGTCCGGGGCAACGTGGCGAACGTCACGCGGCCGGGCCGCCTGGCGCTCGGCTACTTCATCGCCGGGGAGTACACCGAGCGTGAGGCGCGCGTGGGCGGCCTCCTCTCCAGCGGCGAGCCCTGAGGCGGCGCCGGCCCACCGGACTCGCGCCGCGCGCGGCAATGTGGGAGTTTAGGGCAGCGTTCCTCCGGCTCCCCACTCATCCAGGCTCCCCTCGATGCGGCTCGCACGACACACCCCTGCCCGGACGGCGGGCGTTGCCATCGCGCTCCTCCTCGGCCTCCCTGCGGGCGCACAGCGCACGCCGGCGGCCCCCGTGCGCAGCGCGGCACCCGCCACCTACGATCCCGCGCTCTACTCCTCGCCTGCCGCCACCAGCAGCGCCTTCAAGGCGATGCGCTGGCGGAACATCGGCCCCACACGCGGCGGACGCGCGAATGCCGTCGTCGGCGACCCGGTCAAGCCGTTCACCTTCTACCTCGGCGGCGTGAACGGCGGCGTCTGGCGCACCACCAACGCCGGCCAGACGTGGAACAACATCACCGACGGCAAGACCGACATCTCGTCCGTCGGTGCGATGGCGATCGCGCCCTCCGACCCGAACGTGATCTATGTCGGCACCGGTGAGTCGCAGTTGCGCGAGGACCTGACCGTCGGCACGGGGATCTACCGCAGCACCGACGCCGGCGCCACCTGGACCCGGCTCGGGCTCCCCGACTCCCACCAGATCGCCGACATCATCGTCGATCCGCGCGATCCCGACCATGCCTGGGTGGCAGTGATGGGGCACGCGTTCGGCCCGAACGCCGAGCGCGGCGTCTTCCGCACGTCGGACGGCGGGAAGTCCTGGCGAAAGGTGCTGTTCATCAACGACTCCACCGGCGCCAACGACCTCTCGATCGACCCGTCCAACCCGCGGATCCTGTACGCCTCGATGTACAAGTTCCAGCGCACGCCCTGGTCGATGATCTCCGGCGGTGGCCGCAGCGGCATCTGGAAGACGGTCGACGGCGGCGACACGTGGACCGAGCTGACCTTCAAGGCCGGCATCCCGGCGCGCCCGCTGGGCAAGATCGGCCTCGATGTCTCGCCGGCCAACCCGCAGCGCATCTACGCCAGCATCGAGGCCCCCGACTCCAGCGGCGGCATCTTCCGCAGCGACGATGCCGGCGAGAACTGGCAGCGCATGAACACCGATGCCCGCTTCTGGGTGCGCTCGTGGTACTACTCGCAGGTCACCGCCGACCCGCAGGACGAGAACACCGTCTACGTGATGAACCTCGGCGTGTACCGCTCGATCGATGGTGGCAAGACCTTCGGCCGCGTGCGCGTGCCGCACGGCGACATGCACACGCTCTGGATCGACCCGAAGGACAACCGGCGGATGATCAACGCCAACGACGGCGGCGGCACCATCTCGCTCGACCGCGGCGAGACCTGGTCGAGCATCTACAACCAGCCGACGGCGCAGTTCTACCACGTCACCACCGACAACCAGTTCCCGTACCGCATCTACGGCGCCCAGCAGGACAACTCGGCCATCTCCATCGCCAGCCGCTCGGACGACGGCGAGATCGGCGAGCGCGACTACTACAGCGTGGCCGGCTGCGAGAACGCCACCGTGGCCGTCGACCCGCGCAACCCGAACATCACCTACGGCGGCTGCTACATGGGGGCCTTCAGCCGGTACGACCACGGCCGGCGGCAGGAGCGCGACATCTCCGTCACCATGCGGAACTACGACGGCTGGGGTGCGGCCGACGTGCCGGAGCGCTTCCAGTGGACCTTCCCGGTCCTGATCTCACCGCATGACCCGTCCACGCTCTACGTCACGTCGCAGCACGTCTGGCGGTCACGGACCGAGGGGGCGAGCTGGGAGCGCATCTCCCCCGACCTGACGGTGCACGACCCGAAGACGCTGCAGCGCACCGGTGGCCCGATCCACGGCGAGATGACCGGCGCCGAGTGGTATGCCACGATCTATGCCTTCGCCGAGTCGCCGAAGCTCAAGGGGGTGCTGTGGGCCGGCTCCGATGACGGGCTGCTGCACCTCTCGCGCAATGGCGGGGCCACGTGGGAGAATGTCACCCCGCCCGGCTACGGCCGCTTCACGCGCACCGCGCACATCGACCCGTCGCCGCATGACCCGGCCGTGGTCTACGTGGCCGCCAACCGCTACCAGCAGGACGACTTCGCGCCATACCTCTGGAAGAGCGCCGACTACGGGAAGACCTGGGTGAAGATCGTCACCGGCATCCCGGGCACCGCCTACACACGCGTGGTGCGTGAGGATCCCGTGCGCCGCGGCCTGCTCTACGCGGGCACGGAGTACGGCGTGCTGGTGAGCATGGACGACGGGGCGCGCTGGCAGCCGCTGCAGCTCAACCTGCCGCGCGTGAGCGTGCGCGACCTCACGGTGCACGGCACCGACCTGATCGCCGCCACACACGGCCGCGCCTTCTGGGTGATCGACGACGTCTCGCCGCTGCGTGCCCTGACGGCGGAGGTCATGCAGAAGCCGGTGCACCTGCTGCAGCCGGCCACCGCGATGCTCTGGAGTGGCTGGAACTGGCGCAGCGGCGAGGCGGGCGAGAACCCGCCGCCGGGCGCGCTGGTGGACTACTGGCTGCGCGAGACCCCGGCCGCCGGCACCGCGGTCACGGTGCAGTTCCTCGATGCCAAGGGCACGCTGATCCGCACGTTCAGCGCGGACAATGCACGTGACACCACCCGCGTGCCGAACGACACGGTGGTGGCCCGCCGCGTCGTGACCGACTCGCTCGCGTACCATGCGGCCGACTCGATCCCCCGCATCCGTGCCGGCACCAACCGGTTCTTCTGGAACCTCCGCTATCCCGATGCGCGCGAGCTGCGCAACACCGTGATCGACGAGGGGAGCCTCACCGGCCCGAAGGTGCCGCCCGGCACCTACACGGTGCGCCTGATCGTCGGGCGCGATACCAGCAGCCGCCAGTTCGCCGTGGTGGCCGATCCACGGGTCACCTCCACCACCGCCGAGCTCACCGCGCAGTTCGACGCTGCGATGCGCGTGCGCAGCCGGCTCAACGAGCTGGTGGACCGCGTCGAGCGGCTGGAGGACATCCAGTCCCAGCTCGATGCGCGCGCGGCGCAGACGAAGGACGCCCCGTACGCGAAGCAGGTGGCCGAGGCGGCCCGTGCCGCGCGCCAGAAACTCGAGCTGGTGCGCGGTGAGCTCTACGAGACGGCGTGCCACGTGGACCAGTGCACCCTCGACCAGCCGGTGCGCCTCTACAAC from Gemmatimonadaceae bacterium includes:
- a CDS encoding glycosyl hydrolase — its product is MRLARHTPARTAGVAIALLLGLPAGAQRTPAAPVRSAAPATYDPALYSSPAATSSAFKAMRWRNIGPTRGGRANAVVGDPVKPFTFYLGGVNGGVWRTTNAGQTWNNITDGKTDISSVGAMAIAPSDPNVIYVGTGESQLREDLTVGTGIYRSTDAGATWTRLGLPDSHQIADIIVDPRDPDHAWVAVMGHAFGPNAERGVFRTSDGGKSWRKVLFINDSTGANDLSIDPSNPRILYASMYKFQRTPWSMISGGGRSGIWKTVDGGDTWTELTFKAGIPARPLGKIGLDVSPANPQRIYASIEAPDSSGGIFRSDDAGENWQRMNTDARFWVRSWYYSQVTADPQDENTVYVMNLGVYRSIDGGKTFGRVRVPHGDMHTLWIDPKDNRRMINANDGGGTISLDRGETWSSIYNQPTAQFYHVTTDNQFPYRIYGAQQDNSAISIASRSDDGEIGERDYYSVAGCENATVAVDPRNPNITYGGCYMGAFSRYDHGRRQERDISVTMRNYDGWGAADVPERFQWTFPVLISPHDPSTLYVTSQHVWRSRTEGASWERISPDLTVHDPKTLQRTGGPIHGEMTGAEWYATIYAFAESPKLKGVLWAGSDDGLLHLSRNGGATWENVTPPGYGRFTRTAHIDPSPHDPAVVYVAANRYQQDDFAPYLWKSADYGKTWVKIVTGIPGTAYTRVVREDPVRRGLLYAGTEYGVLVSMDDGARWQPLQLNLPRVSVRDLTVHGTDLIAATHGRAFWVIDDVSPLRALTAEVMQKPVHLLQPATAMLWSGWNWRSGEAGENPPPGALVDYWLRETPAAGTAVTVQFLDAKGTLIRTFSADNARDTTRVPNDTVVARRVVTDSLAYHAADSIPRIRAGTNRFFWNLRYPDARELRNTVIDEGSLTGPKVPPGTYTVRLIVGRDTSSRQFAVVADPRVTSTTAELTAQFDAAMRVRSRLNELVDRVERLEDIQSQLDARAAQTKDAPYAKQVAEAARAARQKLELVRGELYETACHVDQCTLDQPVRLYNWFITLNSQLQSGDYPPTQQHGEIFTDLSTKLDLQLRALDRIEGDDIRKFNEMLQGLGIPSVYVKPKPPIS
- a CDS encoding DUF4249 domain-containing protein — protein: MTTALAVAVLSACERVVSVTVPVAEVRLVVEARLERARGAVAADQVIRLTTTEGVFSSSGTPPAATGATVRVVAADGAITPFTERAGEPGVFVARAMPLVVAAPYTLEITWDGDRYAATETMQPAVTLDSLYFTVGNARPGRPSGLAASIRLLDPAGERNFYLWDQWVNGRRQVSPDSTTFTRAVLSDDILDGAVITDFTPYGGIILQPTEVVRLRQLSISEQAYRFYAALSAQTGNDGSPFAVPAGSVRGNVANVTRPGRLALGYFIAGEYTEREARVGGLLSSGEP